Proteins from one Lachnospiraceae bacterium KGMB03038 genomic window:
- a CDS encoding ribokinase encodes MRVLNFGSLNIDYTYRVEHIAKPGETITSQTLEIFPGGKGLNQSIALAKAGAKVFHAGLIGEDGRFLKDLCQEAGADVSLIRESTVRTGNAIIQVSNEGQNSILLFSGANRQNTEEYIEEVLAHFEKEDILLLQNEINRIDVLIKKGKEKGMKVVLNPSPFDEHIGECDLSKVDLFFLNEVEGEQITGEKEFTAILAKMNERFPEAEVVLTVGAKGAYYSDGKTKVFQESFPVQAVDTTAAGDTFTGFFLAAAIEGATGEEALRRAAKASSIAVSRKGASVSVPTKEEVDDQLGPGDF; translated from the coding sequence GTGAGAGTTCTAAATTTTGGCTCACTCAACATTGATTATACATACCGGGTAGAGCACATTGCAAAACCAGGTGAGACGATCACTTCCCAGACACTGGAGATTTTCCCAGGGGGAAAAGGATTGAATCAGTCTATTGCGCTGGCGAAGGCGGGAGCAAAGGTCTTCCATGCCGGCTTGATCGGGGAAGACGGCAGGTTTTTGAAGGATCTTTGCCAAGAGGCTGGCGCAGATGTTTCCTTGATCCGGGAGAGTACAGTGAGGACGGGAAATGCAATCATCCAGGTGTCGAATGAGGGGCAGAACAGCATCCTGCTCTTTTCGGGAGCTAATCGGCAGAACACGGAAGAATATATTGAGGAAGTGCTGGCTCATTTTGAGAAAGAAGATATCTTACTCCTGCAAAACGAGATCAACCGGATTGATGTTCTGATCAAAAAGGGAAAAGAAAAAGGGATGAAAGTCGTATTGAATCCATCTCCCTTTGATGAGCATATTGGAGAGTGCGATTTGAGCAAAGTAGATTTGTTCTTCCTTAACGAGGTAGAAGGTGAACAGATTACTGGAGAGAAGGAGTTTACTGCAATTTTAGCGAAAATGAATGAACGCTTCCCAGAAGCAGAAGTCGTACTGACTGTAGGCGCAAAGGGGGCATATTACAGCGATGGAAAAACCAAAGTTTTCCAGGAAAGCTTTCCCGTGCAGGCAGTAGATACAACCGCGGCAGGAGACACCTTCACCGGATTTTTCCTAGCGGCGGCCATAGAAGGGGCAACCGGAGAAGAAGCCTTAAGGCGGGCGGCGAAAGCTTCTTCTATCGCAGTGTCCAGGAAAGGCGCATCCGTGTCGGTTCCGACAAAAGAAGAGGTAGATGATCAATTGGGGCCGGGGGATTTTTAA
- a CDS encoding LacI family transcriptional regulator, translating into MRTTIKDIANYTGFSVTTISLVLNNKAKKIPSTTRETIMNAARELNYHPNQLAVGLVKKRTETIGLIISDVSNVFFANLAKGVEDECRRKGWNLILCNTNDKHERDLSYIQVLADKGVDGILFCMAQDTDQNSARESIDLMKRLRIPFVMIDRFLVEAECCSVIVDHRQGGYLATKHLLELGHRRIGCVAGPFRLEDSLERLQGYQKALEEYGVPFQKELIYEGWYGRQSGVEAVDCLLEKKVSSIFAFNDMAAYGAYSQLRKKGLRVPEDISLVGYDDIFFSELLDVPLTTVRQPIYDMGQEAAKQLVEEVESKTVSHKCITFQPELIRRESTAVCSEGKSEGEKETIGEEI; encoded by the coding sequence TTGAGGACAACGATCAAGGATATAGCAAATTATACGGGGTTTTCTGTGACAACCATTTCCCTGGTCCTGAACAATAAGGCGAAGAAAATCCCAAGTACGACCAGGGAGACCATTATGAATGCGGCAAGGGAATTGAATTACCATCCCAATCAATTGGCTGTGGGGCTTGTAAAAAAGAGGACAGAGACGATTGGTCTGATCATTTCTGATGTCAGTAATGTGTTTTTTGCCAATCTGGCCAAGGGTGTGGAGGATGAGTGCCGACGAAAAGGATGGAATCTGATCTTGTGTAATACCAATGATAAGCATGAAAGGGATCTGTCTTATATCCAGGTTCTGGCGGATAAAGGGGTAGACGGGATCTTATTTTGTATGGCCCAGGATACAGATCAAAATAGCGCCAGAGAGAGCATTGATCTGATGAAAAGGCTGAGAATTCCTTTTGTAATGATCGACCGTTTCCTTGTGGAGGCGGAATGCTGCTCGGTAATCGTAGACCATCGGCAGGGCGGTTATTTGGCAACCAAACATTTGCTGGAGCTGGGACACCGGAGGATTGGATGTGTTGCCGGGCCGTTCCGTCTGGAAGATTCCCTGGAGCGTCTGCAGGGATATCAGAAAGCACTGGAGGAATATGGAGTACCATTTCAAAAAGAACTAATCTACGAAGGCTGGTACGGCCGCCAAAGTGGTGTGGAGGCTGTAGACTGTCTTTTGGAAAAGAAGGTTTCCTCAATCTTTGCATTTAATGATATGGCAGCTTATGGAGCCTACAGTCAGCTTCGGAAGAAAGGGCTTCGTGTGCCGGAAGATATTTCTCTGGTAGGATATGACGATATTTTCTTCTCGGAGCTTTTGGATGTACCGTTGACTACGGTACGTCAGCCAATCTACGATATGGGGCAGGAAGCGGCTAAACAGTTGGTAGAAGAGGTGGAGAGCAAAACGGTGTCCCACAAATGTATCACCTTCCAGCCGGAATTGATCCGGCGGGAAAGCACTGCGGTATGCAGTGAGGGGAAAAGCGAAGGTGAAAAGGAGACAATAGGAGAGGAAATATAG
- a CDS encoding M20 family metallopeptidase: protein MKQYSEEEFLNQVLSIPSVNGVDNEGKLAWFLADYLKDCGVNAVVQEIDKKHANVVAVLEGKTSEKVVWNGHLDTVPYGKLSEWNTQPDQPSKKHGCIYARGASDMKSGLAAMVYALGQMKKKGHVPRQTIYFFATCDEEKGGLGAEQILKEYLMEDVSLLLIGEPTGGRIGIAQKGCIWLKALIHGKTSHGAYPQQGINAVEYGIALFQELKKRLADYEHELLGRPTIQITGILGGIAPNMTPDEAEIRMDIRTVPGIGAETVLKWTQEIRASLIEKSREQLRMELRLENNRKAIETDPGNGWVKRIERAIRYEAGSVEHTGIHFFTDASILIRDQAEVPVILLGPGQDEMAHKPNEYVEIEKYLRYIRILSRLF, encoded by the coding sequence ATGAAACAGTACAGCGAAGAAGAATTCTTAAATCAGGTGTTGAGTATCCCTAGTGTCAATGGTGTAGATAACGAAGGAAAGCTGGCCTGGTTTCTGGCAGATTATCTGAAAGACTGTGGTGTGAATGCAGTAGTTCAGGAGATTGATAAAAAACATGCCAATGTGGTGGCTGTACTAGAGGGAAAGACAAGTGAGAAAGTGGTCTGGAACGGGCATCTGGACACGGTGCCCTATGGGAAATTGTCTGAATGGAATACCCAGCCGGACCAGCCCTCGAAGAAACATGGCTGTATCTACGCCAGAGGCGCAAGTGATATGAAAAGCGGCCTTGCGGCGATGGTCTATGCTTTGGGACAGATGAAGAAAAAGGGCCATGTGCCGCGGCAGACGATTTATTTTTTTGCTACTTGTGATGAAGAAAAAGGCGGGCTGGGAGCAGAGCAGATCCTGAAAGAGTATTTGATGGAGGATGTTTCCCTTCTGCTGATCGGGGAGCCCACCGGGGGCCGGATTGGGATAGCCCAAAAAGGCTGTATCTGGCTCAAAGCATTGATTCACGGGAAGACCAGCCATGGCGCATATCCGCAGCAGGGGATCAATGCTGTGGAGTATGGGATCGCTCTTTTTCAGGAATTGAAAAAAAGGCTTGCGGACTATGAGCATGAACTATTGGGCAGGCCTACAATCCAGATCACAGGGATCTTGGGAGGGATTGCTCCAAATATGACGCCAGATGAAGCGGAAATCCGTATGGATATCCGCACAGTTCCTGGGATCGGGGCAGAAACAGTGCTTAAGTGGACTCAAGAGATCCGGGCATCTTTGATTGAAAAAAGCAGAGAACAGCTTAGGATGGAACTTCGCTTAGAAAATAACCGTAAAGCCATAGAGACTGATCCGGGAAATGGATGGGTGAAACGCATTGAACGGGCGATTCGGTATGAGGCGGGAAGCGTAGAACATACCGGTATCCATTTTTTTACTGATGCATCGATTCTGATAAGGGATCAGGCAGAGGTCCCAGTCATTCTCCTGGGACCAGGGCAGGATGAAATGGCGCATAAACCCAACGAGTACGTAGAGATTGAAAAATATTTGCGGTATATCAGGATTTTAAGCCGACTATTTTAA
- a CDS encoding cytoplasmic protein: MMKKVLLAGESWVSYTTHVKGFDSFYTSVYETGEKWLVEALEKGGYEVTFLPNHEAIEKFPFTMEELKDYDCVILSDIGANTLLLPSATFTRSEKRPNRANLIRDYVLDGGSLLMIGGYLTFSGVDAKGKWHDTAVQEVLPVEVLTVDDRMERCEGIRPVTVKEHEALKEIQSEWPEVLGYNKTILKPEAELAVTVGEDPFIAFGEYGKGKSAVFTSDCAPHWAPMEFCQWDEYDKVWQGIMDWLTR; encoded by the coding sequence ATTACTTGCAGGAGAATCATGGGTGAGCTATACCACCCATGTGAAAGGATTTGATAGTTTTTATACGTCGGTTTATGAGACCGGAGAGAAATGGCTTGTTGAAGCGCTGGAAAAAGGCGGCTATGAAGTGACGTTTTTACCAAATCATGAAGCGATTGAAAAGTTTCCATTTACAATGGAGGAACTGAAAGACTATGATTGTGTGATTCTGTCAGACATTGGAGCAAATACGCTTCTGCTTCCCTCCGCTACATTTACTAGGAGCGAGAAGCGGCCGAACCGGGCAAATCTGATCCGGGACTATGTGCTGGATGGGGGAAGTCTCTTGATGATAGGCGGGTATCTGACCTTCTCCGGTGTGGATGCAAAAGGAAAATGGCATGATACGGCGGTACAGGAAGTCCTGCCGGTAGAGGTTTTGACAGTGGATGACAGAATGGAGCGCTGCGAGGGTATCCGTCCAGTGACAGTTAAAGAGCATGAGGCATTGAAGGAAATTCAGTCAGAATGGCCGGAAGTATTGGGATATAATAAAACCATCTTGAAACCAGAGGCGGAGTTGGCGGTTACGGTTGGAGAAGACCCATTCATCGCTTTTGGAGAATATGGCAAAGGAAAAAGCGCTGTATTTACATCTGACTGCGCTCCTCATTGGGCACCAATGGAATTCTGCCAGTGGGACGAATATGACAAAGTATGGCAAGGAATTATGGACTGGCTGACAAGATAA